Proteins encoded by one window of Xyrauchen texanus isolate HMW12.3.18 chromosome 24, RBS_HiC_50CHRs, whole genome shotgun sequence:
- the LOC127618001 gene encoding peroxisome proliferator-activated receptor gamma coactivator-related protein 1-like → MAARWGTGEDILKPCNNQMFSSGNLDEAEMLQGSFSGSCLEYHSLNGNALEALHDCLDPSILSIFEESPTGEVKSNIDEESEATLLTALTEILDNVDDENLSPFDSLPDSDMFSGHRGHEHSPLRKCISWSPEDKESLITTRHFPGKSLPRMQRASQQNSEGEEEDGDASLTPITNIDLSSLDEFDWCLPISLEQVGENMPVTLSDLVKHMHPYCMTLCVEGEEGREHLLPEQGIVLEVVDQGKHGEPILTIPDLSLPLPVSCSDSVEGEQSVPEKHMEEHVGTSVVCPVEQEKVVAKVDKNESSDKCNSRGRKKQKSVESPLVERRVLRSSSSRVKEESQKKQQKKHKKKRVRFSPVLSSAEPENPKLENLTGLVMDLEPQVDKEFIMTPQADSTITEYKPENKPIPSALSLDKSVKAELPSKEEPVIEHPAVCQHSEAKPKPLSLQQYRLLRQQKKPDPVNKTQDNSTKWPKLPEAPKELHPIPCLLDPNPRDPRRTSFTNVKKDLASEIMPAWHPRGPAAPSTPEALLVPPASMMASSKKPVSSKSGPPPSCISAEISPRTVQNSTSTSSQKQPAENSPSVVSTLKLPAPTCVPENTIKCATSHPARHEVAKQTPPESTVSLPVSTTSSPNECLHRIPSAACVVEDVPLAPSKVPDPSRPKSPTTAQVQSLNSSPHELHAAVPLKRETEQAVLAPVPDEAKNTLPSDSKTLTSQTQPHVAPIAAQPFFSALVQARVVKLAEQMRMASSEIPKPKNTTELIESFTSEIGIEAADLTSLLEQFEESQSKEVQSVPEVSGRAAAVGNSSFEQQVETKALEKTCNHDLGSTAGLTPPATPPHQMWKPIAPLALLGKPKKSEVLKSTHNKTIQIEARPLPSNKLRNNSQAPIMTQTQPFSLDHDYCLPPKETNLNEVGKRWNVKQQPSIIIKTVELPSNKTIQHSVSKALSNPSVTEGMQINLNLCQSSVDRKCIERDAFNSSVLVTPDASPNRHESVSPLLDEAKCNQQKPLGYSECSSRQYQHERGRTRRRYRAQYSNSSESSSELSSRSRSPPRKRYRSRHSSSRSSSTSQSCSRSSSSSFSPPRRRRYSYSSSCSGSWSRSRSRSRSSDSHGRQHWTRQRSPNERPGFHYSQNNNEGMKRRQDTAIEERRIVYVGRIRGTMTRKELKERFSYFGEIEECNVHLRENGDNYGFVTYYNTKDAFDAIEHGSKLRQPNELPFDLCFGGRRQFCRMSYADLDSNQEYDPMPTKGKLDAVDFDTLLKQAQRNLKG, encoded by the exons ATGGCGGCGCGGTGGGGAACAGGCGAGGATATTTTAAAACCCTGTAATAATCAAATGTTCTCGTCTGGGAATCTCGATGAG GCAGAGATGCTTCAGGGAAGTTTCTCTGGCAGCTGTCTGGAGTATCACAGTCTCAACGGAAATGCTCTGGAAGCTTTACATGATTGCTTGGATCCTTCTATTCTGTCCATTTTTGAGGAAAGCCCCACTGGAGAA GTTAAAAGTAATATTGATGAGGAAAGTGAAGCGACACTTCTCACAGCTCTCACTGAGATACTTGACAATGTTGATGATGAGAACTTGTCGCCTTTTGACAGTCTACCAGATTCAGACATGTTCTCGGGACACAGGGGTCATGAACATTCACCG CTGAGGAAATGTATTTCATGGTCTCCCGAAGATAAAGAGTCTTTGATTACCACAAGACATTTTCCTGGGAAG AGTCTCCCACGAATGCAGAGAGCATCCCAGCAGAATAGTGAAGGAGAAGAGGAAGATGGAGATGCTAGTTTGACACCCATAACTAATATTGATTTATCATCATTGGATGAGTTTGACTGGTGCCTTCCTATCTCCTTAGAGCAGGTTGGAGAAAACATGCCTGTTACTCTGAGTGATTTAGTAAAACACATGCACCCTTACTGCATGACATTATGTGTTGAAGGAGAAGAGGGACGAGAGCATCTTCTGCCTGAACAGGGAATTGTGCTGGAAGTGGTTGATCAAGGAAAGCATGGAGAGCCCATCCTGACCATCCCAGATCTCAGCCTCCCCCTTCCTGTTTCTTGCTCCGACTCAGTAGAAGGTGAGCAAAGTGTCCCAGAAAAACACATGGAAGAACATGTAGGAACTTCTGTAGTATGTCCAGTTGAGCAGGAGAAAGTGGTTGCCAAGGTGGATAAAAATGAGTCGTCTGACAAATGCAACTCAAGAGGGAGAAAGAAACAGAAAAGCGTTGAATCCCCTTTGGTTGAAAGGAGAGTTTTGAGAAGTTCATCTTCTCGAGTTAAAGAGGAGTCACAGAAGAAACAACAGAAAAAGCATAAGAAGAAAAGAGTTAGGTTTTCTCCTGTGCTTTCATCAGCAGAACCAGAGAACCCAAAACTTGAAAATTTGACAGGATTGGTCATGGACCTTGAGCCACAGGTTGATAAAGAGTTCATCATGACCCCTCAAGCTGATTCAACAATCACAGAGTACAAGCCAGAGAACAAACCAATCCCAAGTGCATTATCTCTTGACAAATCTGTCAAAGCTGAACTGCCTTCAAAAGAGGAACCTGTTATTGAGCATCCTGCTGTTTGTCAGCATAGTGAAGCTAAGCCCAAACCTCTCAGTTTACAACAGTACCGTCTCCTCCGCCAACAGAAGAAACCAGACCCAGTGAATAAGACACAGGATAACAGCACTAAATGGCCCAAGTTGCCAGAGGCACCGAAGGAGCTCCATCCAATACCCTGCCTGCTGGACCCCAACCCCAGAGACCCACGCAGAACCTCttttactaatgttaaaaaagaTCTTGCTTCTGAAATAATGCCTGCATGGCACCCAAGAGGCCCAGCTGCTCCCTCAACACCTGAAGCCTTGCTCGTCCCACCAGCATCAATGATGGCTTCCTCGAAAAAACCTGTGTCATCTAAATCAGGCCCTCCACCTTCCTGTATATCTGCTGAAATCTCACCCCGAACTGTCCAGAACTCAACATCAACCTCATCCCAGAAACAACCTGCTGAAAATTCACCTTCAGTTGTTTCAACTCTGAAACTACCTGCTCCTACCTGTGTTCCAGAAAACACTATTAAGTGTGCGACCTCCCACCCTGCAAGGCATGAGGTTGCAAAGCAGACGCCTCCCGAAAGTACCGTTTCGCTACCAGTGTCCACTACATCCAGTCCCAACGAATGTTTACATAGAATCCCTAGTGCTGCTTGTGTGGTTGAAGATGTGCCACTGGCTCCATCTAAAGTTCCAGATCCCTCAAGGCCTAAAAGTCCTACCACTGCACAAGTCCAAAGCCTCAACTCTAGCCCTCACGAACTTCATGCTGCTGTGCCTCTAAAGAGGGAGACTGAGCAGGCTGTTTTGGCCCCTGTGCCTGATGAAGCCAAAAACACACTGCCATCTGATTCTAAAACGTTGACCTCACAAACACAGCCTCATGTTGCACCAATAGCTGCTCAGCCATTTTTCTCTGCTCTAGTTCAAGCCAGAGTTGTTAAACTGGCAGAACAGATGAGAATGGCTTCTTCTGAGATCCCCAAACCAAAGAACACCACTGAGCTCATTGAGTCATTCACAAGTGAAATTG GCATTGAGGCTGCTGATCTTACAAGCCTCTTGGAGCAGTTTGAAGAGTCTCAAT CTAAAGAAGTGCAGAGTGTTCCGGAGGTCTCTGGTAGAGCAGCCGCTGTAGGAAACTCCAG TTTTGAACAGCAGGTGGAGACAAAGGCCCTGGAGAAAACTTGTAATCATGACCTAGGCAGTACAGcag GCCTTACACCTCCAGCTACACCCCCACACCAGATGTGGAAGCCTATTGCACCACTTGCACTGCTGGGGAAACCCAAGAAGTCAGAGGTCCTTAAATCAACCCATAACAAGACTATTCAGATAGAAGCAAGACCACTACCTTCAAATAAACTGCGCAACAATTCTCAGGCCCCTATTATGACTCAGACTCAGCCTTTCTCCCTTGACCACGACTACTGCCTCCCTCCAAAGGAAACCAATCTAAATGAGGTTGGCAAACGGTGGAATGTCAAACAACAACCTAGCATCATCATCAAGACTGTTGAGCTGCCCTCCAACAAAACAATCCAGCACAGTGTCTCCAAAGCTCTATCAAATCCTTCAGTTACAGAGGGAATGCAAATAAATCTTAACCTTTGTCAATCTTCTGTGGATAGGAAGTGCATTGAGAGGGATGCATTTAATAGCTCTGTCTTGGTGACTCCAGATGCCTCTCCAAACAGGCATGAGTCTGTAAGCCCTTTACTGGATGAAGCAAAATGCAACCAGCAGAAACCTCTAGGCTACTCTGAGTGTTCGTCCAGGCAATACCAGCACGAAAGAGGCCGCACAAGACGAAGATACAGAGCACAATACTCCAATAGCTCCGAATCCAGCTCAGAGTTGTCCTCCAGATCACGTTCACCACCTAGGAAAAG ataCAGATCTCGTCATTCAAGTAGTAGATCCAGTTCGACATCTCAGTCTTGTTCACGATCCAGCTCAAGTTCTTTTTCCCCACCCCGCCGGAGACGGTATTCCTACTCAAGCTCATGCTCTGGATCCTGGAGCCGCTCTCGATCCAGATCCCGTTCTTCAGATTCTCATGGACGTCAGCATTGGACAAGACAAAGAAG CCCTAATGAGAGGCCTGGTTTCCACTATTCACAAAATAACAATGAAGGCATGAAAAGACGCCAGGACACAGCCatt GAGGAAAGGAGAATAGTTTATGTTGGACGAATCCGTGGAACAATGACTCGTAAAGAGCTGAAAGAACGCTTTTCATACTTTGGAGAGATTGAGGAGTGCAATGTGCACTTAAGAGAAAATGG GGACAACTACGGCTTTGTTACTTACTACAACACAAAGGATGCATTTGATGCTATAGAGCATGGAAGCAAACTGAGGCAGCCGAATGAGCTTCCATTTGACCTGTGTTTTGGAGGCAGGAGGCAGTTTTGCAGGATGAGTTATGCTGATCTTG ATTCAAACCAGGAGTATGATCCAATGCCTACAAAGGGAAAACTTGATGCAGTAGACTTTGACACTTTACTCAAGCAGGCACAGAGGAACCTGAAAGGGTAA